One Anser cygnoides isolate HZ-2024a breed goose chromosome 6, Taihu_goose_T2T_genome, whole genome shotgun sequence genomic region harbors:
- the INSIG2 gene encoding insulin-induced gene 2 protein isoform X2 codes for MDRHLGEPHKFKREWSSVMRCVAVFVGINHASAKVDFANNIQLSLTLAALSIGLWWTFDRSRSGFGLGVGIAFLATLVSQFLVYNGVYQYTSPDFLYVRSWLPCIFFAGGITMGNIGRQLAMYECKVIAEKSHED; via the exons ATGGACAGACATCTGGGAGAGCCACATAAATTTAAGAGAGAATGGTCCAGTGTGATGCGATGTGTAGCAGTCTTTGTGGGAATAAATCATGCCAGCGCT AAAGTGGATTTTGCCAACAATATCCAGTTGTCTCTGACATTAGCAGCCCTATCAATTGGACTGTGGTGGACATTTGATAGATCACGAAGTGGCTTTGGCCTTGGAGTAGGAATTGCTTTCCTGGCCACATTGGTGTCACAGTTTCTGGTCTACAATGGAGTTTATCA atacACATCTCCAGATTTCCTTTATGTTCGTTCCTGGTTGCCATGTATATTTTTTGCTGGTGGAATAACTATGGGCAATATTGGCAGGCAGCTGGCAATG TATGAATGCAAAGTCATTGCAGAGAAGTCTCACGAAGACTGA
- the INSIG2 gene encoding insulin-induced gene 2 protein isoform X1 encodes MAENDAMPTLPKKCGPYISSVTSRGMNLVIRGIVLFFIGVFLALVLNLLQIQRNVTLFPPDVITSIFSSAWWVPPCCGTASAVIGLLYPCMDRHLGEPHKFKREWSSVMRCVAVFVGINHASAKVDFANNIQLSLTLAALSIGLWWTFDRSRSGFGLGVGIAFLATLVSQFLVYNGVYQYTSPDFLYVRSWLPCIFFAGGITMGNIGRQLAMYECKVIAEKSHED; translated from the exons ATGGCGGAAAATGACGCAATGCCAACCTTACCAAAAAAGTGTGGTCCATACATTTCATCTGTAACCAGTCGTGGCATGAATTTGGTAATTCGTGGTATAGTGCTGTTTTTTATTGGTGTATTTCTTGCATTAGTATTAAACTTGCTTCAGATCCAGAGAAACGTTACTCTCTTCCCCCCTGATGTGATCACAAGCATCTTCTCCTCAGCTTGGTGGGTGCCACCTTGCTGTGGCACAGCGTCAG CTGTGATTGGGTTATTGTACCCATGCATGGACAGACATCTGGGAGAGCCACATAAATTTAAGAGAGAATGGTCCAGTGTGATGCGATGTGTAGCAGTCTTTGTGGGAATAAATCATGCCAGCGCT AAAGTGGATTTTGCCAACAATATCCAGTTGTCTCTGACATTAGCAGCCCTATCAATTGGACTGTGGTGGACATTTGATAGATCACGAAGTGGCTTTGGCCTTGGAGTAGGAATTGCTTTCCTGGCCACATTGGTGTCACAGTTTCTGGTCTACAATGGAGTTTATCA atacACATCTCCAGATTTCCTTTATGTTCGTTCCTGGTTGCCATGTATATTTTTTGCTGGTGGAATAACTATGGGCAATATTGGCAGGCAGCTGGCAATG TATGAATGCAAAGTCATTGCAGAGAAGTCTCACGAAGACTGA